In Pedobacter heparinus DSM 2366, the following are encoded in one genomic region:
- a CDS encoding response regulator transcription factor, whose product MSTVKQKILIVDDEPDILELIEYNLKKEGYQVYLAGNGQEGITIAKKVHPDLIILDIMMPKMDGIEACRLMRAIPEFKNTFMVFLTARSEEYSEIAGFNVGADDYIAKPIKPRALVSRINAILRRNSSTDDVSDNKVEIGDLVIDREAYLVYQNGQKVVLAKKEFELLYLLASKPGKVYTRESILKNIWEDSVVVTNRTIDVHIRKLREKLGETYVATVKGVGYKFELS is encoded by the coding sequence ATGAGCACCGTAAAACAGAAGATACTTATTGTTGATGATGAACCCGATATTTTAGAATTAATAGAATACAACTTAAAAAAAGAAGGTTATCAGGTTTATCTGGCGGGTAACGGACAGGAAGGGATTACGATTGCGAAAAAGGTACATCCTGATCTGATCATCCTGGATATTATGATGCCTAAAATGGATGGGATCGAAGCTTGCAGATTGATGCGTGCCATTCCTGAATTTAAAAATACATTTATGGTATTCCTTACTGCCCGCAGTGAAGAATATTCCGAGATTGCCGGTTTTAACGTGGGTGCTGATGATTACATCGCCAAACCCATTAAACCCCGTGCCCTGGTAAGCCGTATCAATGCCATCTTAAGAAGAAATTCAAGTACGGACGACGTGTCAGACAATAAGGTGGAAATAGGGGACCTGGTAATCGACAGGGAAGCTTACCTGGTGTACCAGAACGGGCAAAAGGTAGTGCTGGCTAAAAAAGAATTTGAACTGTTGTACCTTTTGGCCTCTAAACCAGGTAAGGTATATACACGCGAATCTATATTAAAGAATATCTGGGAAGATTCTGTAGTGGTAACCAACCGTACCATTGATGTACATATCCGTAAATTACGCGAGAAACTGGGCGAAACCTACGTCGCTACCGTAAAAGGAGTAGGGTATAAGTTCGAGTTGTCTTAG
- a CDS encoding TlpA disulfide reductase family protein, whose translation MMKRIGYIVLLCIVFAACKDKGNFVVEGTFKNAAAGSKVYLFGIQKDQVKPLDSTVFSEKGEFKFIHSTPVVDFFRISSGHSEYMIIAQNGDQIKIQADLADKNLGYTISGAVEADKLEELNKTKNQYMVKIGEIQRSFDEAVAAQPDKRDMIMEQMRPAYTQEIDGLNKAVLKFAQNNTSSLAGFYAVNLLNPAEYEKELVDYADKIKSNFNNNAAVTEFLVKMAKLKSVQVGQQAPEFIINSVDGKPIKLADFKGKYVMLDFWASWCMPCRQENPNVVKAYNAYKDKNFTILGISLDKDAEAWKKAIAADNLSWAHASDLKDFESPTALLYGIDAIPSSFIVDPNGKIIAKNLRGAELDAFLNKTLR comes from the coding sequence ATGATGAAGAGAATCGGATATATAGTGCTGCTTTGTATTGTTTTTGCAGCATGTAAAGACAAAGGGAATTTTGTAGTAGAAGGAACATTTAAAAATGCGGCAGCAGGCAGTAAGGTTTACCTGTTTGGTATACAAAAGGATCAGGTAAAACCCCTGGATTCAACAGTGTTTTCAGAAAAAGGGGAGTTTAAATTTATCCATAGCACGCCCGTAGTAGATTTTTTCAGGATATCTTCAGGTCATAGTGAATACATGATTATAGCCCAGAATGGTGACCAGATCAAAATACAGGCAGATCTGGCCGATAAAAACCTTGGCTATACCATATCAGGTGCTGTAGAAGCAGATAAACTGGAAGAACTGAACAAAACTAAAAACCAGTATATGGTTAAGATAGGGGAGATCCAGCGCAGTTTTGATGAAGCCGTAGCCGCACAGCCCGATAAAAGGGACATGATCATGGAGCAAATGCGGCCTGCCTATACCCAGGAGATTGATGGCTTAAACAAGGCTGTCCTTAAGTTCGCACAAAACAATACCAGCTCGCTTGCGGGCTTTTATGCCGTTAATCTGTTAAACCCGGCAGAGTATGAAAAAGAGCTGGTAGATTATGCCGATAAGATTAAAAGTAATTTCAATAACAATGCTGCAGTTACCGAATTTCTGGTAAAAATGGCTAAACTTAAATCTGTACAGGTAGGGCAGCAAGCCCCGGAATTTATCATCAACAGTGTAGATGGCAAGCCTATTAAACTGGCCGATTTTAAAGGTAAATATGTAATGCTTGATTTCTGGGCATCATGGTGTATGCCCTGCAGACAGGAAAATCCCAATGTAGTGAAAGCTTACAATGCCTATAAAGATAAGAATTTTACCATTTTAGGAATTTCCCTGGATAAAGATGCAGAAGCCTGGAAAAAAGCCATAGCAGCCGATAACCTGAGCTGGGCACATGCCAGCGACCTGAAAGATTTTGAAAGTCCAACAGCGTTGTTATATGGTATAGATGCCATTCCAAGTTCTTTTATTGTAGATCCGAATGGAAAAATAATAGCTAAAAACCTTCGCGGTGCAGAACTGGATGCTTTTTTAAATAAAACTTTACGCTAA